The following coding sequences lie in one Hyphobacterium sp. CCMP332 genomic window:
- a CDS encoding BlaI/MecI/CopY family transcriptional regulator produces MSNTPSNAELSVLKHLWSAGAQSAREVQNAMGPETGWSYSTTRTLLLRMTEKELIRREDSHGLAVFSANVAKVALMGQLIRGFAANILDMDGPISATAFASSKLFTEEEAEELTRLLEDASGDGES; encoded by the coding sequence ATGTCCAACACACCCTCGAATGCCGAACTATCTGTTCTCAAACACCTCTGGTCAGCCGGTGCGCAAAGCGCCCGGGAGGTCCAGAACGCCATGGGACCTGAAACCGGCTGGTCCTATTCGACCACCCGGACTCTGCTTTTGCGCATGACGGAAAAGGAATTGATCCGGCGCGAGGACAGTCATGGCCTCGCGGTCTTTTCGGCGAATGTGGCAAAGGTCGCGCTTATGGGGCAGCTCATCCGGGGATTCGCGGCCAATATCCTCGATATGGACGGACCCATTTCGGCCACCGCCTTTGCCTCCAGCAAGCTGTTTACCGAGGAAGAGGCCGAGGAGCTCACCCGCTTGCTTGAAGACGCCTCCGGCGATGGAGAATCCTGA
- a CDS encoding DUF547 domain-containing protein — MLQFARAIMVAVFCLAAPMAAAVQSSDETRFELFDPSVGNHGGQQIDYSVWSDMLSDIVLNVGLSDRRSARGDPIFTGTRIYTGNDSRYRYEANRIILHLFEDFHTDAISAYRAELEQLPGQINFSALHPNEQLAYWLNLYTVAIVEQVALNYPRHDLDRMRAHGTNEGVYEANILTVMGEPLSLNDIQHNIVYRYWEDPLVIYGFFNGSVGSPRIRRDAYAGDTVWRQLESNGREFVNALRGVDSTPNRLDISEHYRFARPHFFPDWENQVRAHLLSLANDDVAELVERDMPLRANVNEWGLADMTNGSNRCGGSISPTTTNASGVEREASFCSNLPDNARILLNFVIERRMRQMRNGLSGDVFIRDLPDRSEQIVINLDEDEDEDEEAEEAEDPSN, encoded by the coding sequence ATGCTTCAATTTGCACGAGCGATCATGGTCGCGGTCTTCTGCCTCGCCGCGCCGATGGCCGCAGCAGTCCAGTCCAGTGACGAGACGAGATTTGAATTATTCGATCCGTCTGTTGGCAATCATGGTGGTCAACAAATTGATTATTCGGTCTGGTCCGACATGCTCAGCGATATTGTCCTGAATGTCGGCCTGTCTGACCGGCGGTCGGCGCGCGGTGACCCCATCTTTACCGGCACGCGCATCTATACCGGCAATGACAGCCGCTATCGCTATGAAGCCAACCGGATCATCCTTCACCTTTTCGAGGATTTTCACACCGATGCCATTTCCGCCTATCGCGCGGAGCTGGAGCAATTGCCCGGCCAGATCAATTTCAGCGCCCTGCACCCCAATGAACAACTGGCCTACTGGCTGAACCTCTACACGGTCGCGATTGTCGAACAGGTTGCGTTGAACTATCCACGCCACGATCTTGACCGGATGAGAGCCCATGGCACGAATGAGGGTGTGTATGAAGCCAACATCCTGACCGTCATGGGCGAGCCGCTCAGCCTCAACGATATCCAGCACAATATAGTCTACCGCTATTGGGAAGATCCGCTTGTCATCTATGGCTTTTTCAATGGCAGTGTCGGCAGCCCCCGTATCCGGCGTGACGCCTATGCGGGTGACACGGTGTGGCGCCAGCTGGAGTCGAATGGCCGCGAGTTTGTGAACGCGTTGCGCGGCGTCGACAGCACGCCCAATCGTCTGGACATCTCCGAACATTACCGTTTTGCACGCCCGCATTTCTTTCCCGACTGGGAAAATCAGGTTCGGGCCCATTTGCTGAGCCTCGCCAATGACGACGTCGCCGAACTGGTGGAGCGTGACATGCCGCTACGGGCGAATGTCAATGAGTGGGGGCTCGCGGATATGACCAACGGGTCCAATCGCTGTGGTGGTTCGATCAGTCCGACAACGACAAATGCCAGCGGTGTTGAAAGGGAAGCCTCTTTCTGCAGCAACCTTCCTGACAATGCCCGGATTCTCCTGAATTTCGTCATCGAACGGCGGATGCGTCAGATGAGAAACGGCCTGTCCGGAGACGTCTTCATTCGCGATCTGCCTGACCGCAGCGAACAGATTGTCATCAATCTGGACGAGGATGAGGATGAGGATGAAGAAGCGGAAGAGGCTGAGGATCCATCCAACTGA
- a CDS encoding peptide ABC transporter substrate-binding protein, with amino-acid sequence MTASSGLTRRGALLASLAGLGVAACSGRREAPPGLLRVAISNMPDSLDPAIGQFAASALLYKQLFAPLTDYSDDLGVGPGLADNWSAEDAGRRWIFTLREDLRWSDGHELTADDVVWSVQRILNPATAGGELGDFYAVENARAVLTGEMPPSEVGVRQVGARQVEFRLQQPLGLFPTLMREFYPFPRHAIEAHGNDWVRPENFVGSGPFKLADVGALSFDLVRNDFSYAPAAVAAAHVEIVDDASTRTRMFRAGDFDLADAPPPTQIPLLRRQLGNRVHSFPAPKFTYLKINLRRPALQNVRLRRFLSVVTDRAFLANQIMAEAATETQTVIPDSLQPPQAGVAPPSGDFSELSRLTLRTTSGDRERLAIAIADDWNRAGVQTELLATAPVDLYSAVDGGDFDIALSHFDRGLKANPNFMMEPFTEGGFADDSGWFETGAPEADAFNAAIAAARQAVEDGERTRFYQQAEAILLDQQVIIPLLHEQAHWLISDRVSGLTPDVQPQIWRNLSVSGA; translated from the coding sequence ATGACAGCTTCATCCGGCCTGACACGGCGCGGTGCCCTGCTGGCCAGCCTGGCGGGGCTGGGTGTTGCCGCCTGCAGCGGACGTCGTGAAGCGCCCCCGGGTCTTTTGCGCGTCGCCATCAGCAACATGCCCGACTCGCTGGACCCGGCCATCGGCCAGTTCGCCGCCTCTGCCCTCCTCTACAAGCAACTCTTTGCACCTTTGACGGACTATTCTGATGACCTTGGCGTCGGGCCGGGGCTCGCGGACAACTGGTCTGCAGAAGACGCCGGACGCCGCTGGATCTTTACCCTGCGCGAGGACCTGCGATGGTCCGACGGGCATGAGCTGACCGCCGATGACGTTGTGTGGTCGGTGCAACGCATCCTCAACCCGGCTACGGCGGGCGGCGAGCTCGGCGATTTCTATGCGGTCGAGAATGCGCGCGCCGTCCTGACGGGGGAAATGCCGCCATCGGAAGTCGGCGTCCGGCAAGTTGGTGCGCGGCAAGTTGAATTCCGCCTGCAACAGCCTCTGGGCCTGTTTCCAACACTGATGCGGGAATTCTATCCCTTCCCGCGGCATGCCATCGAGGCCCATGGCAATGACTGGGTGCGTCCAGAAAACTTTGTGGGATCGGGGCCGTTCAAGCTGGCAGATGTCGGCGCTCTGTCTTTTGATCTGGTGCGAAATGATTTCAGTTATGCGCCGGCAGCCGTCGCCGCAGCCCATGTCGAGATTGTGGATGATGCGTCCACGCGTACACGCATGTTCAGAGCGGGTGATTTTGATCTGGCAGACGCCCCGCCGCCGACGCAGATTCCCTTATTGCGCCGGCAATTGGGAAATCGGGTTCACAGCTTCCCGGCCCCGAAATTCACCTATCTGAAAATCAATCTGCGCCGACCCGCTCTTCAGAATGTACGGCTCCGCCGATTTCTTTCCGTCGTGACTGATCGGGCCTTTCTCGCCAATCAGATCATGGCAGAGGCCGCGACTGAAACTCAAACCGTTATCCCCGATAGTCTGCAGCCGCCGCAGGCCGGTGTGGCACCCCCGTCCGGCGATTTTTCGGAATTGTCGCGGCTCACTTTGCGCACGACGTCAGGCGATCGCGAGCGTCTGGCCATTGCAATTGCCGATGACTGGAACCGCGCGGGCGTCCAGACGGAATTATTGGCGACGGCACCGGTTGATCTCTATTCGGCCGTTGATGGCGGCGATTTTGATATCGCCCTCTCACATTTTGACCGCGGTCTGAAAGCCAATCCCAACTTCATGATGGAGCCATTCACAGAAGGCGGGTTCGCCGACGATTCCGGCTGGTTTGAAACCGGTGCGCCGGAAGCCGATGCTTTCAACGCCGCAATCGCAGCAGCGCGCCAAGCTGTGGAGGACGGCGAACGAACGCGATTCTATCAACAGGCGGAAGCCATCCTGCTGGATCAGCAAGTCATCATCCCGCTTCTTCATGAACAGGCACACTGGCTGATTTCGGATCGTGTGTCAGGCCTGACGCCTGATGTTCAGCCACAAATCTGGCGGAACTTGTCAGTCAGCGGCGCGTAA
- a CDS encoding mitochondrial fission ELM1 family protein, whose translation MTEGPEIWAVADTRRGVENQAIGLAEALARETGGQVHRAVIRDDGYITLPDAENPAIWIGCGRPAIGVAKQHRKNYPHARFIYVQDPRGQYQLFDAIVAPIHDRLARKNALAMIGSPNRLTDARLHTEREEFADRLAELPTPRAAMLIGGPNNRLKMTAAVQNSILERGQWLLEEGYSLMITTSRRTPAPLVRALSSLAENHRCWVYRGEGENPYFAFLGAADLIFVTEDSTNMLTEAAFTGKPVYSLPLHGNPGKFRLLHAALEARDAMRPFLGRIDSWTYEKLDETRRIAKLLANSFN comes from the coding sequence ATGACAGAGGGTCCTGAAATCTGGGCCGTGGCCGACACACGCCGAGGCGTGGAGAATCAGGCCATCGGCCTCGCTGAAGCGCTGGCGCGTGAGACAGGCGGACAAGTGCATCGGGCCGTGATCCGTGATGACGGCTATATCACGCTGCCGGATGCGGAGAATCCCGCGATCTGGATTGGCTGTGGCCGCCCCGCCATTGGCGTCGCGAAGCAGCATCGCAAGAACTACCCGCATGCGCGTTTCATCTATGTGCAGGACCCGCGCGGCCAGTATCAGCTCTTCGATGCGATCGTTGCGCCGATCCATGACCGGCTGGCCAGAAAGAATGCCCTTGCCATGATCGGCTCTCCCAATCGACTGACGGATGCGCGCCTGCACACGGAACGCGAAGAGTTCGCAGACCGGCTTGCGGAATTACCAACGCCGCGAGCGGCGATGTTGATCGGCGGCCCCAACAATCGATTGAAGATGACCGCGGCCGTCCAGAATTCAATTCTGGAGCGGGGCCAATGGCTCCTTGAAGAGGGCTATTCCCTGATGATCACGACGTCGCGGCGCACACCGGCCCCGCTCGTTCGTGCCCTCTCGAGCCTCGCGGAAAACCATCGCTGCTGGGTCTATCGCGGCGAAGGCGAGAACCCCTATTTTGCCTTCCTCGGGGCGGCGGACCTGATCTTCGTCACCGAAGACTCCACCAACATGCTCACAGAAGCCGCTTTTACCGGTAAGCCGGTCTATTCGTTGCCTCTGCATGGCAATCCGGGGAAATTCCGTCTTCTGCATGCGGCGCTCGAAGCCCGCGATGCGATGCGGCCCTTTCTCGGGCGGATCGACAGCTGGACCTACGAAAAGCTTGACGAAACCCGAAGGATCGCGAAGTTGCTGGCCAATTCATTCAATTGA
- the trxB gene encoding thioredoxin-disulfide reductase — MSEPRHSKVVIIGSGAAGYTAAIYAARAMLKPTLIAGLQPGGQLTITTDVENYPGFADVIQGPWLMEQMRAQAEHVGTEIVEDIIVEADLSQRPFRLKGDGGAIYTADSVIIATGASAKWLGLESEQKFQGFGVSACATCDGFFYREKEVFVIGGGNTAVEEALFLTNFASKVTLVHRRDELRAEKVMQERLFKHPKIEVIWDSTLEEITGDDNPPGVTGVRLRNLKTGAVSEHPADGVFIAIGHAPATELFTDQLESKAGGYLVTTPDSTATSIPGVFAAGDVTDDVFRQAVTAAGMGCMAALEAERFLAAQE; from the coding sequence ATGTCTGAACCCCGCCACAGCAAAGTCGTCATCATTGGATCCGGCGCCGCCGGCTATACCGCAGCTATCTATGCAGCACGCGCCATGCTGAAACCGACGCTGATTGCGGGACTGCAACCGGGTGGACAGCTGACGATTACCACGGATGTCGAGAATTATCCCGGCTTTGCGGATGTTATCCAGGGGCCGTGGCTGATGGAGCAAATGCGGGCACAGGCCGAGCATGTCGGCACCGAGATCGTCGAGGACATTATCGTCGAAGCCGATTTGTCGCAGCGCCCCTTCAGGCTGAAAGGCGATGGCGGAGCCATTTACACAGCTGATAGCGTTATCATCGCAACCGGAGCCAGCGCGAAATGGCTGGGGCTTGAATCCGAACAAAAATTCCAGGGTTTTGGCGTTTCGGCCTGTGCCACGTGTGACGGCTTCTTCTACCGCGAGAAGGAAGTCTTCGTCATCGGCGGCGGCAATACCGCTGTCGAGGAGGCGCTGTTCCTGACCAATTTCGCCAGCAAGGTCACACTGGTCCACCGGCGCGATGAATTGCGGGCCGAGAAAGTCATGCAGGAACGCCTGTTCAAGCACCCGAAGATCGAGGTGATCTGGGACAGCACACTTGAAGAAATTACCGGCGATGATAATCCTCCGGGCGTGACCGGCGTGCGTCTTAGAAATCTGAAAACCGGTGCGGTTTCAGAACATCCCGCCGATGGTGTTTTCATCGCGATCGGCCACGCACCGGCCACGGAATTGTTCACCGATCAACTGGAATCCAAAGCTGGCGGCTATCTCGTCACCACGCCGGATTCTACTGCAACCTCCATTCCCGGCGTTTTCGCTGCCGGTGACGTCACGGACGATGTCTTCCGGCAGGCCGTGACGGCAGCGGGAATGGGCTGTATGGCGGCGCTGGAAGCCGAGCGCTTTCTGGCGGCTCAAGAATAG
- the greA gene encoding transcription elongation factor GreA, translating to MSKIPMTADGFKALDEEMKHLKTTERPAVIQAIAEAREHGDLSENAEYHAAKERQGWIEGRLAEIEDKLARSQVIDVAKLSGDTIMFGATVTVVDEDTDAEAVYKIVGEDEASVKDGKISITSPIARSLINKEVGDVIEVNAPGGLKSYEILKVDWI from the coding sequence ATGTCAAAAATTCCTATGACCGCCGACGGTTTCAAAGCCCTCGACGAAGAAATGAAGCACCTGAAAACGACTGAACGCCCTGCGGTGATTCAGGCGATTGCGGAGGCGCGCGAGCACGGCGACCTTTCCGAGAACGCCGAATACCATGCGGCGAAGGAACGTCAGGGCTGGATTGAAGGCCGTCTGGCCGAGATCGAGGACAAGCTGGCCCGCTCCCAGGTGATTGATGTCGCCAAGCTGAGCGGTGACACCATCATGTTCGGCGCGACCGTGACCGTCGTCGACGAGGACACGGATGCCGAAGCTGTCTACAAAATCGTCGGCGAAGACGAAGCCAGCGTCAAAGACGGCAAGATTTCCATCACCTCTCCGATTGCGCGCTCCCTGATCAACAAGGAAGTTGGCGATGTGATCGAGGTGAATGCACCGGGCGGTCTGAAATCCTACGAGATTTTGAAGGTCGACTGGATCTAG
- a CDS encoding M23/M56 family metallopeptidase: MADFAQALAVGALVSLAAGAVIWLVFSHSMSSGTGVGTWRLARLTCFIPLIAAPLIYLVPEPAAPLAVMDPMMDHTALSGAFLASETGNAGPIPPPALSFVTLMKIYLAGLLVSLALAWLRHFQRARLLKSSRSPDEHECRMLEASVPDGELPHIRILVSDSLPAPVLTGWASVIIFPQSLFDDAAALRIAATHEYVHARRGDERERLIGSALVTLLWFHLPLKWIEQELTTARELACDAETLDVLGSTARTAYAATLIDAMRLAAPAASAFGPQDRRHRKMRIKAILAGHRPARFRSTILAASALTVVIPLTVAQAVWIDRRDAPVLVQQIEPVMGITAPAQSPADIDRVNLAQNMAPAADVAFTARPVEGGRISSNFGPRPARPAAAPPFHNGTDIAAPEGTAILAPAAGRVVHAEYGFGGSEAWGNTLALDHGNGWQTVYAHMQGFDVAVGDTVTSGQQIGRVGNTGNSTGPHVHVEVRLNGERIDPADHVPGLR; this comes from the coding sequence ATGGCCGACTTTGCCCAGGCTTTGGCAGTCGGCGCGTTGGTTTCGCTTGCCGCGGGCGCAGTCATCTGGCTCGTTTTCAGCCATTCCATGTCGTCTGGCACGGGCGTCGGCACCTGGCGGCTGGCGCGGCTGACTTGCTTCATTCCGCTGATCGCAGCCCCGTTGATCTACCTTGTTCCGGAGCCAGCCGCGCCGCTGGCTGTGATGGATCCGATGATGGATCATACAGCTCTGAGCGGCGCATTTCTGGCCAGCGAAACCGGCAATGCGGGACCCATACCACCTCCCGCATTAAGTTTCGTCACATTGATGAAGATATATCTCGCCGGTCTGCTGGTCTCACTTGCCCTGGCATGGCTAAGGCATTTCCAGAGGGCGCGGCTCCTGAAATCCAGCCGCTCGCCGGATGAGCACGAATGCCGGATGCTTGAAGCTTCGGTGCCGGATGGTGAACTGCCGCATATCCGCATACTGGTGAGTGATAGTCTTCCGGCTCCCGTGCTGACCGGCTGGGCCTCGGTGATCATTTTCCCTCAATCCCTTTTCGATGATGCGGCCGCGCTCCGCATTGCGGCCACTCATGAATATGTTCACGCCCGGCGCGGGGATGAGCGCGAACGCCTCATTGGCTCTGCACTTGTCACTCTGCTCTGGTTTCATTTGCCGCTGAAATGGATCGAGCAGGAACTCACAACGGCGCGTGAACTCGCTTGTGACGCTGAAACCCTCGATGTGCTGGGGAGCACAGCGCGGACGGCCTATGCCGCCACGCTGATCGACGCGATGCGGTTGGCTGCGCCTGCAGCCTCCGCTTTTGGACCACAAGACAGGAGACATAGAAAAATGCGTATCAAGGCAATACTTGCGGGCCATCGTCCCGCCCGGTTTCGCAGCACTATCCTTGCGGCCTCGGCGTTGACCGTGGTTATTCCGTTGACCGTTGCCCAGGCGGTCTGGATTGACCGGCGGGACGCGCCCGTATTGGTTCAACAGATCGAGCCCGTTATGGGAATAACGGCCCCGGCACAGAGCCCTGCGGATATTGACCGCGTGAATCTGGCTCAGAACATGGCCCCGGCTGCCGACGTCGCTTTCACGGCGCGTCCGGTAGAAGGCGGCCGGATATCCAGTAATTTCGGCCCACGCCCGGCCCGGCCCGCCGCGGCACCGCCTTTCCACAACGGAACCGACATTGCGGCCCCGGAAGGGACCGCCATTCTGGCACCGGCGGCGGGGCGTGTCGTGCATGCTGAATACGGTTTTGGCGGCAGCGAGGCATGGGGCAATACGCTGGCCCTTGATCACGGCAATGGCTGGCAGACCGTCTATGCGCATATGCAGGGTTTTGACGTAGCGGTTGGTGACACCGTGACCTCAGGCCAGCAAATTGGACGCGTCGGGAATACCGGCAATTCAACAGGGCCGCATGTCCATGTGGAAGTGCGTTTGAACGGCGAGCGCATTGATCCGGCCGATCACGTTCCCGGCCTGAGATAA
- a CDS encoding beta-lactamase hydrolase domain-containing protein, with translation MRCGPFSGGSTAGPTKSLTKPEGSRSCWPIHSIDRGRQAMIRLISGLLLLVTATACSQGGDSQTADSGPPQVTAEHNGIWLAGQPSAADIQAWADAGRTVIINIRPDDEVAELPFQEDVAALGAGMTYVQFGVGGSDGFSRSMTSTFTFQMSMNEGAGIVLHSATGRRAAYLYAAHLIETGQVTPEEVDSLGLAPDGNLDPAVMRQLSPQYAEAFPE, from the coding sequence ATGCGATGCGGCCCTTTCTCGGGCGGATCGACAGCTGGACCTACGAAAAGCTTGACGAAACCCGAAGGATCGCGAAGTTGCTGGCCAATTCATTCAATTGATCGGGGGAGACAAGCGATGATCAGGCTTATTTCGGGACTTTTACTGTTGGTGACTGCGACGGCATGCTCCCAAGGCGGGGATTCGCAGACTGCAGATTCCGGCCCCCCACAGGTCACAGCGGAACACAATGGAATCTGGCTTGCAGGACAACCAAGCGCGGCCGACATTCAGGCATGGGCAGACGCCGGGCGAACCGTGATCATCAATATCCGGCCGGATGATGAAGTGGCCGAATTGCCCTTCCAGGAAGACGTCGCGGCGCTCGGTGCCGGTATGACCTATGTACAGTTTGGCGTCGGCGGATCAGACGGGTTCAGCCGGTCCATGACATCGACCTTTACGTTTCAGATGAGCATGAATGAAGGCGCAGGCATCGTATTGCATAGTGCAACCGGACGCCGGGCGGCGTATCTCTATGCCGCGCACCTGATCGAAACCGGACAGGTGACGCCCGAAGAGGTCGACTCCCTCGGTCTTGCGCCGGACGGCAATCTGGACCCGGCAGTCATGCGGCAGCTTTCTCCACAATATGCTGAAGCCTTTCCTGAATAG